The DNA region CCCCGGCGCTCGATCATCCGCACCCGGGAGTTCACCCAGGCCGAACTCGAGTTATTCGTCGATCCCGAGGGTGACGACCCGGACCTCTCGCCGGTCGAAGACGTGCCCGTCCGGCTGTACCCGGCGACCGAACAACAGAACGAGGACGGCGAGATCCTCGAGACGACCATCGGCGAAGCCGCCGAGGAGGGGATCATCGCCAGCCCGTGGATCGCCTACTACCTGGGCGTCGCCCGCGAGTGGTACGCTGCCGTCGGCGTCGACATGGATCGCTTCCGGTTCCGCCAGCACCTCGCCGGTGAGCGATCGCACTACGCGAGCGACTGCTGGGACGCCGAGGGCCTCATCGACGGCAACTGGATCGAACTCGCCGGTTTCTCCGACCGGGGCGACTACGACCTCTCGAAGCACGCCGAGGGCTCGGGCGAGCGCTTCACCGTCTTCCGACAGTACGACGAACCCCAGACCGTCGAACGCGCGAGCGTCGACCCCGACATGAGCTACCTGGGTCCGGAATTCGGCGGCGACGCCGGCGCAGTCGCCGACGCCCTGGAGTCGCTGGCCGAACGCGACCGCGAGGCCTTCTCCGGCGACGTCGTGGAGGTCGACCTCGAGGGCAAGAGTCACGAAATTCCCGTCGAGAAGACGGGCTTCGCCGTCGAGGACGAAACCATCGCGGGCGAGCACGTCACCCCACACGTCATCGAGCCCTCCTTCGGCGTCGACCGGCTGCTCTACACCGTGCTCCACCACGCCTACGCCGAGGACGAGGTCGACGGCGAGGACCGGACTTACCTCGCCCTCGAGCCCGAAATCGCCCCGACCTTCGTCGGCGTCTTCCCGCTGCAGAGCGACGACGACCTCGAGGCGACGGCCGACGAGATCGCCGCGGCCCTGCGCGCCGAGGGCCTCTCGGTCACCTACGACGACTCGGGTAACATCGGCCGGCGCTACCGCCGCCAGGATGAGGTCGGTACCCCGTTCTGCGTCACGGTGGACTACGAGAGTCTGGAGGACGACACCGTGACGGTTCGAGAACGGGACTCGACGACCCAGACGCGACTGGCCATCGACGACCTTCCGGAGGCGCTGTCGGCGCTGCGGGCCGGCGACGTCGAATTCGAGGATCTCGCGTAGGCTCGACCAGGGCTGGCGCTCCGTCTCCGTTCACCACAGCACTTAACTCGCGATCCCTCGAGTCCAACGGTAGAGCTGACCGATGACCGTTTTCCCCCGTTGAGGCCGTTTTCGACCCGCTCGACGCCCGTCGACTGTACCCACCCAGTGACCTCGTCTCGTGAGCCAACCGCCACCGCAGCGATCGATCCACACAGATGTCACCACCGACGTTCATCAGCACCGATCGGATCGAGTTACGACCGCCCAAAGAATCGGACGTTACCTTCCTCCAGGAGGGGGTGAACCACCCGAAGGTACGCCGGTACATCAGCGCCTTCAGAACGCCCTACAGCGAGGAGCGCTACCGCGAAGAACTGTGGGACCGCGACGTCGACGCCGATCCGACGCTACTCGCCGTGCCGACGACCGGCGAGTTCGCGGGCGACCCCGTCGGCTCCGTCGCGCTCTCGCCGCTGATCGAGCGCGACGGCTACGCCAACTTCGGCGTCTGGTTCCACCCGAAAGCCTGGGGGAACGGTTATGCCCTCGAGGCCAGCGCCCACCTCCTCGAGTACGGCTTCCGGGAACTTCGTCTGCACCGCGTGTCGGCGACTGCGATGGCACCGAACGGCGCCTCTCGGCGTCTGTGTGAGCGCCTCGGATTCGTCCACGAGGGGACCGCCCGCGAGGCACAGTTCGCCCACGGCGACTACGTCGACGTCGAGCGCTACGGCCTGCTCGAGCGCGAATGGGACGGACTGGACGCCGTGCTGGAAGCCGTTTGAGGCGAACGGAACTCACAACAGTCGTCGGAATCCGGCTCACAGCAGTCGGCGAAAGCCGGAAGATACCGGGCGCAAGGCCAACCGTTTTGTCCGAATTCGTGGATATTGGTGGCATGGCGACGGATTCGGACGCGACGTGGGAGTACGAGACGGTCAGGCCGCCTCGAGAGGCGACCATGCGCGAAGCCGCCGATCCGAAAGACATGCTCAACGAGTTCGGTAGCAAGGGGTGGGAGTTCGTCGATACGATCGATTACGCCGAGGGCGGCACGAAGTACCTTGTCTTCAAACGACGGCGCTCCGGTGACGACGATGACTGACGACCAGGTCAGCACCGCCGACACGATGCGCGAACGCGCCGACGAAAGTCGGCTCAAACTCTGGCTGCTCGTCGGCGCCAATCGTCTCGTCGTCACGGCAGTCCTGACAGTGTCGTTTTTCGTCCTGTTCTCGCTCGGGACCGTTTTCGAACCGGGGCTGTCCACGCTCCTGCGAAATCGAAACGTCATCGCCTGGGTGTTCGCGACGATGATCACGGCGGACATCACCATCGCGACGCTGGTCGTGACGATCGGACAACTCATCCTCTCCCAGGAGAACGGTCCGCTCGGCGATCAACAACAACGCATGAGCATGGCGATGGATTTCCGCGGCTACGTCAGCGAACTGGTCGACGAACCGGCCCCGGCCGATCCGTCGGCGTTCCTTCGGGTGCTCGTCAATGCTGCCCGCACTCGCGCGCTCGCGCTCGAGGATGCCACCGAGGGGTTGTCGAACGAGGCCGCTGCCGAGGAATTCGACGAATTCACCTCGAGCGTCCTGGGAAACGCCGACACGGTCACCGACAAGCTCGATGGTGCCCGATTCGGCACGTTCGACGTCGTCCACGCCGCCCTCGACTTCAACTACGGCTGGAAGGTCTTTCAGACGCAGCGCCTCGAGGACGAGTACGCCGACGTGCTCGACGAGGAGCAGCGAACCGCCCTCCAGGATCTTCGCCAGTCGCTCGCGATGTTCGGCCCCGCTCGCGAGCACGTCAAGACGCTGTACTTCCAGTGGGACCTGATCAACCTCTCGCGGCTGATCTTCTACGCGAGCGTGCCGGCGTTGCTCGTCAGCGGCATGATGGTGACGTACGTCGACGCGACGACGGTCGTTGGGACGACCCTGGGCGTGCAGAACCTGCTCTGGCTCGTCGCCGGCGCGTTCACGTTCACCCTCGTCCCGTTCTTCCTCTTGCTGGCGTACATCCTCCGCATCACGACGGTGGCAAAGCGAACGCTCGCCATCGGGCCGCTGATCCTTCGTGACTCCCAGCGGTGAGAACGTGTCGTAATCGACGTACTAAATACGCCGGCCGGTGAGCACCCACGGGATGGCCGATGAACTCAAGCGACGGCTCGTCCACGCCAGCGGGTCGGGACTCGTCGCGCTCTATCTTCTCGCGGGCGCCCTCGAGCTTGGGCTAACGTGGCCCCGGTTTCAGGTCCTGATGGTGGTTCTCGCACTCGGTGCCGTCGTCCTCGAGCTCCTGCGCCTGCACGTGGGCCTCGAGTGGTGGCTCTACGACAAACTCACCCGCGAGTACGAGCAAAATCAGTTTGCGGGCTACGGCTACTACATGGTGAGCATGACGATCGTCGTCCTCCTCTTCCCCGAGGACATCGCCCTGCCGGCGATGTTGATGCTCGCCATCGGCGACCCAATCGCGGGCTACGTCTCCGCGGACACCCTCACGCGATTCAAGGACCGCAAGACGCTCGTCACGATGTTCGTCGTCAGCACTCTACTGGCCCTGCCGTTCTTCCTTGAGACGCCACTGGTCGCCGTCGCCGCTGCCCTCGGGGCAACGATCGCCGACGGGATCACCATCCGCGTTCGCGAGTTCGTCGTCGACGACAACCTGACGATTCCGCTGTACGCGGCCGTCCTCGGCTCCGTAGCGCTCGCGATTGTGCCACTCTGAGACCGCAGGTATCGCCGACGGTTGCGCCGACTGCTATCCGTCGCGAGCGCCGTTACCGGCGAAACGTATCCGGCACCCACTTGCGGTTCGGATCCTCGGTTCGCTCCATCCAGTCCACGAGTCGATCGGCCATCTCGTCGCGAACGTCGGCGTAGGCGGGATGGTCCACGAGGTTCTGGAGTTCGGCGGGGTCGGCCTCGAGGTCGTACAGTTCGTTCCGATCCGGGCCGTTGTAGACGAACTTGTGCTCGCGCGTGCGGACCATCCGCTGGGTGTAGAGGCCGAACTCCTCGCCGTGGTACTGCGAGAACGTCGAGTCGGGCCACGCCGGGTTCTCGCCAGCGAGTAACGGGACGAGGCTCCGGGAGTGGAACGATTCCGGAACCGCCACACCGCCGATCTCGAGGAACGTCGCCGCCAGGTCGTGGAGGTGAACCGGTTCG from Natronosalvus rutilus includes:
- a CDS encoding dolichol kinase gives rise to the protein MADELKRRLVHASGSGLVALYLLAGALELGLTWPRFQVLMVVLALGAVVLELLRLHVGLEWWLYDKLTREYEQNQFAGYGYYMVSMTIVVLLFPEDIALPAMLMLAIGDPIAGYVSADTLTRFKDRKTLVTMFVVSTLLALPFFLETPLVAVAAALGATIADGITIRVREFVVDDNLTIPLYAAVLGSVALAIVPL
- a CDS encoding DUF4177 domain-containing protein gives rise to the protein MATDSDATWEYETVRPPREATMREAADPKDMLNEFGSKGWEFVDTIDYAEGGTKYLVFKRRRSGDDDD
- the glyS gene encoding glycine--tRNA ligase — translated: MSDEATSQKLTELAKRRGYFFQSSDVYGGVGGFYTFGPQGAALKGNLEDAWRGRFAVEEGNMEIDAPTIMPEPVFESSGHLDTFDDMLVECPECGESHRADHVVEDNTEYEDAESLPIPEVEEIVAEYELVCPSCGAGLAGQAIDDFNLMFATNIGPGDSQPGYLRPETAQGIFVEFPRLKEYARNTLPFGVTQIGRAYRNEISPRRSIIRTREFTQAELELFVDPEGDDPDLSPVEDVPVRLYPATEQQNEDGEILETTIGEAAEEGIIASPWIAYYLGVAREWYAAVGVDMDRFRFRQHLAGERSHYASDCWDAEGLIDGNWIELAGFSDRGDYDLSKHAEGSGERFTVFRQYDEPQTVERASVDPDMSYLGPEFGGDAGAVADALESLAERDREAFSGDVVEVDLEGKSHEIPVEKTGFAVEDETIAGEHVTPHVIEPSFGVDRLLYTVLHHAYAEDEVDGEDRTYLALEPEIAPTFVGVFPLQSDDDLEATADEIAAALRAEGLSVTYDDSGNIGRRYRRQDEVGTPFCVTVDYESLEDDTVTVRERDSTTQTRLAIDDLPEALSALRAGDVEFEDLA
- a CDS encoding GNAT family N-acetyltransferase, producing the protein MSPPTFISTDRIELRPPKESDVTFLQEGVNHPKVRRYISAFRTPYSEERYREELWDRDVDADPTLLAVPTTGEFAGDPVGSVALSPLIERDGYANFGVWFHPKAWGNGYALEASAHLLEYGFRELRLHRVSATAMAPNGASRRLCERLGFVHEGTAREAQFAHGDYVDVERYGLLEREWDGLDAVLEAV